The window CACCGTTGGCCAGCGCGCTGTTGCCGGCGCTCGCCCGCGCCGCCCATGATCGTGCCCTTTATAGCGAAGTGCTGATCGCCTTCACGCGTTTGGTGGGCATGATCCTGATTCCCGCCGGCATTGGCCTGGCAATCACGGCGCCTGAGGTCATGTTGGTGCTCGGCGGCCCGCAATGGGCGCCAGCAGGCGATCTGTTGCGGTGGCTGGCGCTGGCGATTGTGGTGCAAGGCTTCATCAACTCAGCCGGCAGCATTTGGTCTTCGGTCGGCAAGTCGGATCGGCTGCTGATCGCGTCGCTGGTGATGACCGTGGCGCTGACCATGGCGTATGGTTTGGGCTTGTTCGTCGGCAACTATTTCCACCAGCCTCTAACTGGGTTGGCCGCCAGTTATGCGGCCGCCATGTGGATCTTGTTTGGCCCCTACATGGCGGCTTGCCTGCATAGCGCCGGCGTCGACGTGCGAGATTGGTTCCAATCGCTGTGGCCAATTCTATTGGCGGCGGCGGCGATGGGCGCGGTGGTGATGGCGCTGCGAACGGCGCTGCTCCACATCATGGCGTTGCCGCCAGCCGCGATCCTGGCGATCGAAGTCCCCGCCGGCGTGGCGGTATTCGCCCTCTGCGCGTGGTGTCAGGTGACTTGGGCCATAGGACAGTTGCGACGTGTGGGCAATTGATCCTCACCAGTTTCGCGACGCTTAGTCGCGGCTGCCACCGCTGGCGCGGAGGAGGAAGTAGACCAAGGTCATCACCGCTTGCAACGTGCCCGCCACATAGGTCAGCGCGGCGGCGTTCAGCACGCGATTCACTTCGACTAACTGCTGCTGGTTGATGATGTTCAGCCCCACCAATTGCTGCTTGGCGCGGGTGCTGGCGTTGAATTCCACCGGCAGGTTGACGACTTGAAAGAACACCACCCCGCAAAACAGCGCGATTCCGACATAGACCAGCGTGGTCAGATGAAACATGAAGCCCACAAAAAAGATGATGAACGCGGCGTTGCTCCCCAGGTTCGCCACCGGCACGGCCGCGTTGCGAATCGTCATCGGTGCGTACTGGTGCGCGTCTTGCAAAGCATGGCCCGCCTCATGAGCTGCCACGCCCACCGACGCCAGCGTTTGCCCTTGGTACACCTCGGGGCTCAGTCGCAACACCTTGTGACTCGGGTCGTAATGATCGGTCATGAACCCCTGGACCTGCTCGATGCCGATGTCGCGCAGCCCAGCCGAATCGAGCACGTACCGCGCCGCGACGGCGCCGCTCACTGGCGCAGGCAATTGCGATGCCCGATGATAGGCGCTCTTCACTCGCATTTGCGCCCACATGGCCAATAGAACTGCGGGCACCGTTAGCAGCATGTAAAGCGGATCGTAACCGACGAACATGGCGTTTTCCTTCGATGATCGCGTGGGAACTCAATGGCCCGCGCTGGCTGAGTGTATTGTACGCAAGCGGACCGCTGCTGGTTCTCGGCGCCCGGCGCAAATCTTAACTGGCAGAAGGGTTAAGTTAAGACATGGCCGACGCCTGCCGATCGACAATTCCTAGCGGTAGGCGTAGTCCCCCGCCGCCACGCTGGGAAGGTTGCTGACCCCCATCAGATAGTGGTCAACCGCACGGGCCGCCTCGCGCCCTTCGTGAATCGCCCACACCACGAGCGACTGTCCGCGCCGCGCATCGCCGGCGGCAAAGACGCCGGGCACGCTCGCCATATAGTTGGCATCGCATTGGATGTTGCCGCGCTGATCGAGTTCCAGCCCCAGTTGGGCAACGGCGCCGTCTGGCTCAGGGCCCAAAAAGCCCATCGCCAGCAGCACCAATTGGCACGGCCATACTTTCTCGCTGCCGGCAATCTTGTGCATCTGCTGGCGACCTTGCGCGTCGGGCTTCCACTCGACTTCGACAGTCCGCAAGCTTTTGACGTTGCCTTGCTCGTCGGCCAGGAACTCCTCGGTCAAGATGCTCCAGTGGCGGTCGCAACCTTCCTCGTGCGAGGTGCTGGTGCGCAGCATCATGGTCCACTGTGGCCACGGCGTCGCTTGTGGGCGCTCTTCGCGGCGCGGAAAGTCGCCAAGATCATCGGGCCGCGGCAGCAGTTCAAACTGAGTCACGCTCGCCGCGCCGTGCCGATTGGAAGTGCCGGTGCAGTCGCTGCCGGTGTCGCCGCCGCCGATGATGACGACGTCCTTGCCGG is drawn from Pirellulales bacterium and contains these coding sequences:
- a CDS encoding zinc metallopeptidase, with protein sequence MFVGYDPLYMLLTVPAVLLAMWAQMRVKSAYHRASQLPAPVSGAVAARYVLDSAGLRDIGIEQVQGFMTDHYDPSHKVLRLSPEVYQGQTLASVGVAAHEAGHALQDAHQYAPMTIRNAAVPVANLGSNAAFIIFFVGFMFHLTTLVYVGIALFCGVVFFQVVNLPVEFNASTRAKQQLVGLNIINQQQLVEVNRVLNAAALTYVAGTLQAVMTLVYFLLRASGGSRD